One window of Mesorhizobium sp. PAMC28654 genomic DNA carries:
- the pcaH gene encoding protocatechuate 3,4-dioxygenase subunit beta has product MSADSGSNQRPETGAFFQRDRTWHPPALTPGYKSSVLRSPHKALLSFDNTLSEISGPVFGHAMLGELDDDLIHNFARPGESAIGERIIVYGRVLDERGMGVPGVLLEFWQANAGGRYRHKRDGYLAALDPNFGGCGRAITGEDGGYAFRTVKPGPYPWPNGPNDWRPAHIHFSVFGHGFAQRLITQMYFEGDPLIWKCPIVRGIADKAAIEALTAILDTQATIPMDALAYKFDIVLRGRRSSLFENRPEGN; this is encoded by the coding sequence ATGTCCGCTGACTCCGGTTCGAACCAGAGGCCGGAAACCGGCGCCTTCTTCCAGCGCGACCGGACCTGGCATCCGCCGGCGCTGACGCCTGGCTACAAGAGTTCCGTGCTGCGCTCGCCGCACAAGGCGCTGCTGTCGTTCGACAACACCTTGTCGGAGATCTCCGGTCCGGTTTTCGGTCATGCCATGCTCGGCGAACTGGACGACGACCTGATCCACAATTTCGCCAGGCCGGGCGAGAGCGCCATCGGCGAGCGCATCATCGTATACGGCCGGGTGCTCGATGAACGTGGCATGGGCGTTCCCGGCGTGCTGCTCGAATTCTGGCAGGCCAACGCCGGTGGCCGCTACCGTCACAAGAGGGACGGCTATCTGGCGGCGCTCGACCCGAATTTCGGCGGCTGCGGCCGCGCCATCACCGGCGAGGACGGCGGCTATGCCTTTCGCACGGTCAAGCCTGGTCCCTATCCCTGGCCGAACGGCCCCAATGACTGGCGCCCCGCGCATATCCACTTCTCGGTGTTCGGCCATGGCTTCGCCCAGCGGCTGATCACGCAGATGTATTTCGAGGGCGATCCGCTGATCTGGAAATGCCCTATCGTGCGCGGCATCGCCGACAAGGCGGCCATCGAAGCGCTGACCGCCATCCTCGATACGCAGGCGACGATCCCGATGGATGCGCTCGCCTACAAGTTCGACATCGTGCTGCGCGGGCGACGCTCGTCGCTGTTCGAAAATCGGCCGGAGGGCAATTGA
- a CDS encoding GCG_CRPN prefix-to-repeats domain-containing protein, with amino-acid sequence MKRLAKYTIAGALALGGVVTTVAASSAMPLVPVGPAAGLVENVAYGCGPGWHPNPWGRCVPYRRVVVYPGYYYGPSFYVGHPHHRWHRWHRW; translated from the coding sequence ATGAAACGTTTGGCAAAATACACGATCGCCGGCGCCCTCGCGTTGGGTGGGGTGGTCACCACAGTTGCTGCTTCATCGGCCATGCCGTTGGTGCCGGTTGGACCGGCGGCGGGTCTTGTCGAGAACGTGGCCTATGGCTGCGGCCCGGGATGGCACCCCAACCCCTGGGGGCGCTGCGTGCCTTATCGCAGGGTGGTGGTCTATCCCGGCTACTACTATGGTCCGTCCTTCTACGTCGGGCATCCCCATCACCGGTGGCATCGCTGGCACCGCTGGTAG
- a CDS encoding branched-chain amino acid ABC transporter permease → MSNQIVQGILLGGYYAIIACGLSFMFSVMRIINLAHGSLAVFSAYMLWLLASHFHVSPFLGLLIVLPLMAAIGWALQRFLLERSARGGALLPILTTFGLAIVIDNLLFEQFGADTRSLAPYIGSLSYDSWEWPGSIYVGKLAVMMFVTSVILLGGLQLFLTRTRLGRSIRATSEDPDTAGLVGVDARRANAIAASIAMVTVGIAGAFLGMRATFDPYAGAPQLLFAFEAAVIGGAGSLWGTLIGGVVLALAQTLGAQVHPQGFLIGGHAVFLIVLFVRLSASGLGLRGLLRLPSGKAS, encoded by the coding sequence GTGAGCAACCAGATCGTCCAGGGCATCCTTCTCGGCGGCTACTACGCAATCATCGCCTGCGGCCTGTCCTTCATGTTTTCGGTGATGCGCATCATCAATCTCGCCCATGGCAGTCTTGCCGTGTTCTCCGCCTATATGCTGTGGCTGCTGGCCTCGCACTTCCATGTCTCGCCATTCCTCGGCCTGCTCATCGTGCTGCCCCTGATGGCGGCGATCGGCTGGGCGCTGCAACGCTTCCTGCTGGAACGCAGCGCGCGCGGCGGGGCGCTGTTGCCGATCCTCACCACTTTCGGCCTGGCTATCGTCATCGACAATCTGTTGTTCGAGCAGTTCGGCGCCGACACCCGCTCGCTGGCACCCTATATCGGCAGCCTGTCCTATGATTCCTGGGAATGGCCAGGCAGCATCTATGTCGGCAAGCTCGCCGTGATGATGTTTGTCACCTCTGTCATCCTGCTTGGCGGGCTGCAGCTGTTCCTGACCCGAACCCGGCTGGGTCGCTCGATCCGCGCGACATCGGAAGACCCCGATACCGCCGGCCTGGTCGGCGTCGACGCGCGCCGCGCCAATGCCATCGCCGCATCCATCGCCATGGTCACGGTCGGCATTGCCGGGGCGTTCCTCGGCATGCGCGCCACCTTCGATCCCTATGCCGGAGCGCCGCAATTGCTGTTTGCATTCGAGGCGGCGGTCATCGGCGGCGCCGGCTCGCTGTGGGGAACGCTGATCGGCGGCGTCGTGCTGGCCCTCGCCCAGACGCTTGGCGCGCAGGTGCATCCGCAAGGTTTTCTGATCGGCGGCCACGCCGTTTTCCTCATCGTGCTGTTCGTGCGGCTTTCCGCGTCCGGCCTTGGCCTGCGCGGCCTGTTGCGCCTGCCATCCGGGAAGGCGTCATGA
- the pcaQ gene encoding pca operon transcription factor PcaQ: MSESRIRFRHLQAFLEVARQGSVARAADFLHVSPPAVTKTLRELEEALGVAVVERDGRGIRVTRMGEIFLGHAGTAITALKRGVDSVRQDGAINRHPIRIGALPTVSARVMPLAMSLFLKENTGAAIKIVTGENAVLLEQLRVGALDLVVGRLAAPENMTGFFFEHLYSEQVLFVVRSGHPLLQPDQDVFARLDEFPVLMPTRESVIRPFVDRLFITNGMTAPATEIETVSDSFGRAFLRQSNAVWIISAGVVANEISSGAFVALNVNTDETKGPVGLTMRTDIAPSPAFSILLQTIREAASQGK, encoded by the coding sequence ATGTCTGAAAGCCGCATCCGCTTCCGGCACCTCCAGGCATTCCTGGAGGTCGCGCGCCAGGGAAGCGTGGCCAGGGCGGCCGATTTCCTGCATGTCAGCCCACCGGCGGTGACCAAGACCTTGCGTGAACTGGAAGAGGCGCTGGGCGTCGCCGTCGTCGAGCGCGATGGGCGCGGCATCCGGGTGACACGCATGGGCGAGATCTTCCTTGGCCATGCCGGCACGGCGATCACCGCGCTGAAGCGCGGGGTCGATTCTGTCCGGCAGGACGGGGCCATCAACCGCCACCCTATTCGCATCGGCGCGCTGCCGACGGTGTCGGCTCGGGTGATGCCGCTGGCGATGAGCCTGTTCCTCAAGGAGAACACGGGGGCCGCGATCAAGATCGTCACCGGCGAGAACGCGGTGCTGCTCGAACAGTTGCGGGTGGGTGCACTGGACCTTGTCGTCGGGCGGCTTGCGGCGCCAGAAAACATGACCGGGTTCTTCTTCGAGCATCTCTATTCCGAACAGGTGCTGTTCGTGGTGCGGTCTGGACACCCGCTGCTGCAGCCGGACCAGGACGTGTTCGCCCGGCTCGATGAATTTCCCGTGCTCATGCCAACGCGGGAATCAGTGATCCGTCCCTTCGTCGACCGCCTGTTCATCACCAACGGCATGACGGCGCCGGCAACGGAGATCGAAACCGTCTCGGACTCCTTCGGCCGCGCCTTCCTGCGGCAAAGCAATGCTGTCTGGATCATTTCCGCTGGCGTCGTCGCCAATGAGATCAGCAGCGGCGCCTTCGTCGCCCTCAACGTCAACACGGACGAAACCAAAGGACCGGTCGGCCTGACGATGCGAACGGACATTGCCCCCTCGCCGGCCTTCTCCATCCTTCTCCAGACCATTCGCGAGGCCGCAAGCCAGGGCAAGTGA
- a CDS encoding coniferyl-alcohol dehydrogenase has protein sequence MLFGKTILITGVASGIGARTAELAGQLGADVIGVDVREPAAVVGSFVKADISSKAGVDDLVARLPQRIDALCNVAGLSGNTGVVSTLAVNFFGPRALSEGLAPKLREGGAIVNVASIAGYGWRANLNRAASMVGIEGFPDVAKVVEDHTVKNEEGYPVSKELLLLWTFRAAHQDLFKNRGIRVNAVSPGPVETPILKQFRTVLGDARVDSDIARVGRAGTSGDIAPVVLFLCSDGARWVNGANVPVDGGLEASINAEVLGF, from the coding sequence ATGCTTTTCGGCAAGACGATACTCATCACCGGCGTCGCCTCCGGCATCGGTGCGCGCACGGCGGAACTCGCCGGTCAGCTCGGTGCCGACGTGATCGGCGTCGATGTGCGTGAGCCGGCAGCAGTGGTTGGCAGCTTCGTCAAGGCCGACATCTCGTCGAAGGCCGGCGTCGACGATCTCGTTGCCCGCCTGCCCCAACGCATTGATGCGCTCTGCAATGTCGCCGGTCTTTCCGGCAACACCGGCGTGGTATCGACGCTCGCCGTCAACTTCTTCGGCCCGCGGGCGCTCTCGGAAGGTCTCGCGCCAAAACTCCGCGAAGGTGGCGCAATCGTCAACGTCGCTTCAATCGCCGGCTATGGCTGGCGCGCCAACCTCAACCGCGCCGCTTCCATGGTCGGCATCGAAGGTTTTCCGGATGTCGCCAAGGTGGTCGAAGACCATACCGTCAAGAACGAGGAAGGCTATCCCGTTTCCAAGGAGCTTCTTCTGCTGTGGACCTTTCGTGCCGCGCATCAGGACCTGTTCAAGAACCGTGGCATCCGCGTCAATGCGGTCAGCCCCGGGCCGGTCGAAACGCCGATCCTGAAACAATTCCGCACCGTGCTCGGCGACGCCCGTGTCGACAGCGACATCGCCCGCGTCGGACGCGCCGGCACATCGGGCGACATAGCACCGGTGGTGCTGTTCCTGTGCTCGGACGGCGCACGCTGGGTCAACGGCGCCAATGTGCCGGTTGACGGAGGCCTCGAAGCTTCGATCAATGCCGAGGTACTCGGCTTCTAA
- the pcaC gene encoding 4-carboxymuconolactone decarboxylase, giving the protein MDEAPQNANRYQAGLAVRRSVLGDPHVDRAEAVATDFDQPFQQLITEAAWGTVWARPGFTKRERSIVTLALLAALGHDDEVAMHVRATVNTGASRDDICEAFLHVAIYAGVPAANRAFKIAKEVFSDMDGGKAGHVR; this is encoded by the coding sequence ATGGATGAAGCTCCCCAAAACGCAAACCGATACCAGGCCGGGCTGGCGGTCCGGCGCTCTGTGCTCGGCGATCCGCATGTCGACCGCGCCGAAGCGGTCGCCACGGATTTCGACCAGCCGTTCCAGCAATTGATCACCGAGGCCGCATGGGGCACGGTGTGGGCGCGGCCGGGCTTTACGAAACGCGAACGCTCGATCGTGACCCTGGCGCTGCTGGCGGCACTTGGCCATGACGATGAGGTCGCCATGCATGTGCGCGCCACAGTCAACACCGGCGCGTCGCGCGACGATATCTGCGAGGCGTTCCTGCATGTCGCTATCTATGCCGGCGTGCCGGCCGCCAACCGCGCCTTCAAGATCGCCAAGGAGGTGTTTTCGGACATGGATGGGGGCAAGGCCGGCCATGTCCGCTGA
- the pcaD gene encoding 3-oxoadipate enol-lactonase, whose protein sequence is MPFLNIGGVALHHRHIKANGYARPIVFINSLGTDFRIWDEVASALSGEMPLLVYDKRGHGLSDIGAGIRSIDDHVDDLSGLIDHFGFRNIVLCGLSVGGLIAQGLCARRPDIIDALILCDTAHKIGTADSWNTRIATVERDGIQAVAEGVLKVWFTPAFHSERSAELAGCRNMLTRQALAGYIGTCAAVRDADFTDAARRIAIPTLCIVGDQDGSTPPELVRSLAGLIPGARFEIIRNAGHIPCVEQPGAMVALIRDFLASLPSGTKTHG, encoded by the coding sequence GTGCCATTTCTCAACATTGGCGGCGTCGCGCTGCACCACCGCCATATCAAGGCGAACGGCTATGCGCGCCCGATCGTGTTCATCAATTCGCTCGGCACCGACTTCCGGATCTGGGATGAGGTAGCCTCCGCCCTGAGCGGTGAAATGCCCTTGCTCGTCTACGACAAGCGTGGCCATGGGCTCTCCGACATCGGCGCCGGCATCCGCTCCATCGACGACCATGTCGACGATCTCTCCGGCCTCATCGATCATTTCGGTTTCAGGAATATCGTACTTTGCGGCCTGTCGGTCGGCGGCCTGATCGCGCAAGGCCTGTGTGCCCGGCGCCCTGACATCATCGACGCTCTCATATTGTGCGACACCGCTCACAAGATCGGAACAGCCGACAGCTGGAACACACGCATCGCAACGGTCGAGCGCGACGGCATCCAGGCCGTAGCCGAAGGCGTGCTCAAGGTGTGGTTCACGCCAGCCTTCCATTCCGAGCGTTCAGCCGAGCTTGCCGGCTGCCGCAACATGCTGACCCGGCAAGCGCTCGCCGGTTACATCGGAACTTGCGCCGCGGTTCGCGACGCCGATTTCACCGACGCAGCCAGACGTATCGCGATCCCCACGTTGTGCATCGTCGGCGACCAGGACGGCTCAACGCCGCCCGAGTTGGTCCGCTCGCTGGCCGGCCTCATTCCCGGTGCGCGCTTCGAGATCATTCGCAACGCCGGCCATATTCCCTGCGTCGAGCAACCGGGCGCAATGGTTGCCCTGATCCGCGATTTCCTCGCCTCGCTTCCCTCTGGAACAAAAACTCATGGATGA
- a CDS encoding aldehyde dehydrogenase → MDIGLLIDGDKREASGSASYERMDPFTGKLATRAAAASVADANAAVEAAAAAFPAWSKTGPGERRALLSKAADIMASKVGEFTRLMMEETGATGPWAGFNVMLAANMLREAAAMTTQISGEIIPSDKPGTLAMGIRQPAGVCVGIAPWNAPVILGTRAVAMAIACGNTVVLKASEMCPGTHRLIGQVLVEAGLPKGVINVVTNDPKDAASIVEALVAHPAVRRINFTGSTKVGRIIAELAGRHLKPALLELGGKAPLLVLDDADIDAAVNAATFGAYMHQGQICMSTERLIVDEKIADEFVAKLAARASKLPAGDPRGHVVLGSLISSQAADKMEELVADAVAKGAKLVAGGKRSGTVVEATLLDHVTPAMRVYAEESFGPVKPVVRVKGEDEAVRVANDTEYGLSSAVFSRDIRRALAVAARIESGICHINGPTVGDEAQMPFGGVKGSGFGRFGGKAAIAEFTDLRWVTIEDPGQHYPF, encoded by the coding sequence ATGGATATCGGACTTCTGATCGACGGCGACAAAAGGGAGGCGTCCGGTTCGGCCTCCTACGAGCGTATGGACCCATTCACAGGCAAACTTGCAACGCGTGCCGCTGCGGCCAGTGTCGCCGATGCCAATGCCGCCGTGGAAGCCGCCGCAGCCGCCTTCCCCGCATGGTCCAAGACCGGACCGGGCGAACGCCGCGCCTTGCTGTCAAAGGCTGCTGACATCATGGCCTCGAAGGTCGGCGAATTCACCCGGCTGATGATGGAGGAGACGGGCGCCACCGGGCCTTGGGCCGGTTTCAACGTCATGCTCGCGGCCAACATGCTGCGCGAGGCGGCGGCGATGACGACGCAGATATCCGGAGAGATCATCCCCTCCGACAAGCCGGGCACGCTCGCCATGGGCATCCGCCAGCCGGCTGGCGTGTGCGTTGGCATCGCGCCATGGAACGCACCTGTCATCCTCGGTACCCGCGCCGTGGCGATGGCAATCGCCTGCGGCAATACGGTGGTGCTGAAGGCCTCCGAAATGTGTCCGGGAACGCATCGGCTGATCGGCCAGGTGCTGGTCGAAGCTGGCCTGCCCAAGGGCGTCATCAATGTCGTTACCAATGATCCCAAGGACGCTGCGAGCATCGTCGAGGCGCTGGTGGCGCATCCGGCGGTACGGCGCATCAACTTCACCGGCTCGACCAAGGTCGGCAGGATCATCGCCGAACTGGCCGGGCGGCACCTGAAGCCGGCGCTGCTCGAACTCGGCGGCAAGGCGCCGCTTCTGGTGCTGGACGATGCCGACATCGATGCCGCGGTGAACGCCGCGACCTTCGGCGCCTACATGCATCAGGGGCAGATCTGCATGTCGACCGAGCGGTTGATCGTCGACGAAAAGATCGCTGACGAGTTCGTGGCCAAGCTCGCGGCCCGCGCCTCCAAACTGCCGGCCGGCGACCCACGCGGCCATGTCGTGCTGGGATCGCTGATCAGCAGCCAGGCCGCCGACAAGATGGAGGAACTGGTTGCCGATGCCGTCGCCAAGGGTGCCAAGCTGGTCGCAGGCGGCAAGCGCAGCGGCACGGTTGTGGAAGCGACGCTGCTCGACCACGTCACGCCGGCAATGCGGGTCTACGCTGAAGAATCCTTCGGGCCGGTCAAGCCGGTGGTCCGGGTGAAAGGTGAGGACGAGGCCGTTCGTGTCGCCAACGATACCGAATACGGCCTGTCCTCCGCCGTGTTCAGCAGGGATATCAGACGGGCGCTGGCGGTGGCGGCGCGAATCGAATCCGGTATCTGCCACATCAACGGTCCGACTGTCGGTGACGAGGCGCAGATGCCGTTCGGCGGCGTCAAGGGTTCCGGTTTCGGCCGCTTCGGTGGCAAGGCGGCGATCGCCGAGTTCACCGATTTGCGCTGGGTGACGATCGAGGATCCCGGCCAGCATTATCCGTTCTGA
- a CDS encoding ABC transporter ATP-binding protein, translated as MTHPQQQAILTAAGVHKRFGALVVLDDIDFAMAADEAVGIVGPNGAGKTTRLSVLAGAFPPSAGKVSFKGGDVTSLPATRRCRLGLVRTHQVPKPFGGMTTFENVFVAASHGAGLGRDEAYEEALGSLKLCGMLGVANRRAETLGLLDRKRLELARSLAARPTLLLLDEIGGGLTDGEAGELVDTIKELRRRKIGIVWIEHIVHILLQVAERLICMDAGKIIADGEPQAVMADPQVIRAYLGGGPK; from the coding sequence GTGACCCATCCGCAACAACAGGCGATCCTCACCGCAGCCGGCGTTCACAAGCGCTTCGGCGCGCTGGTGGTGCTGGATGACATCGACTTCGCCATGGCCGCCGACGAAGCGGTCGGCATTGTCGGCCCGAACGGCGCCGGCAAGACCACGCGGCTCAGCGTGCTCGCCGGCGCCTTTCCGCCAAGCGCGGGCAAGGTCAGCTTCAAGGGCGGCGACGTGACGTCGCTTCCGGCAACACGGCGCTGCCGCCTCGGGCTGGTGCGCACGCACCAGGTGCCGAAACCGTTCGGCGGCATGACCACTTTCGAGAATGTCTTCGTCGCCGCATCGCATGGCGCCGGCCTCGGCCGCGACGAAGCCTATGAGGAAGCGCTTGGATCGCTGAAGCTGTGCGGCATGCTGGGCGTTGCCAACAGGCGCGCCGAGACGCTTGGGCTGCTCGACCGCAAGCGGCTGGAGTTGGCGCGGTCGCTGGCGGCGCGGCCCACCCTGCTGTTGCTGGACGAGATTGGCGGCGGGCTGACCGATGGCGAGGCCGGCGAACTTGTCGACACGATCAAGGAATTGCGCCGGCGCAAGATCGGCATCGTCTGGATCGAGCATATCGTCCACATCCTGCTGCAGGTCGCTGAGCGGCTCATCTGCATGGATGCCGGCAAGATCATCGCCGACGGCGAGCCGCAAGCTGTGATGGCCGATCCTCAGGTGATCCGCGCCTATCTCGGCGGAGGCCCGAAATGA
- a CDS encoding ABC transporter substrate-binding protein produces MTDGIESKSIIRGVSRRQFIATSAAGGAALVLGGRKAFAQAGDTLKVGFVSPRTGPLAGFGQTDGYVLDLARKALAGGLEIGGKKYSVEIVDRDTQSDPSRAGQLAKDLINNQAIDLMLAVSTPEVINPVADACEAAGVPCLSTVMPWEAWYFGRGAKPGAPSPFKWTYHFGFGVGEFFKAYISQWNLIETNKKVGVMYPNDADGNAIRANLAPLLAKQGFTIIDPGAYETGTTDYSSQIALFKQEGVEIFNSFPIPPDFAAFWRQAAQQGLTRQIKICQVAKTGLFPSDIEALGDLGMKISSAAYWHKAFPYKSPLTGVSGTELADGYEAASGKQWTQQLGASMSLLDAGFEALKVSTNAKDKAAVAKALSTLKTETMIGKVDFTSGPVANVSPGPIIGTQWVAAKEGAKFPLDYVVTENATDPKVPVEAKLLPYNG; encoded by the coding sequence ATGACCGACGGTATCGAGAGCAAATCCATCATTCGCGGCGTCTCGCGGCGCCAGTTCATCGCGACGTCCGCGGCTGGCGGCGCGGCACTCGTGCTCGGTGGTCGCAAAGCCTTCGCGCAGGCAGGCGACACGCTCAAGGTTGGCTTCGTCAGTCCGCGCACCGGACCGCTCGCCGGCTTCGGCCAGACCGACGGTTATGTGCTCGACCTCGCCCGCAAGGCGCTGGCCGGCGGCCTCGAAATCGGCGGCAAGAAATACAGCGTCGAAATCGTCGACCGGGACACGCAGTCCGACCCGTCACGCGCTGGCCAACTCGCCAAGGACCTGATCAACAACCAGGCCATCGACCTGATGCTGGCCGTCTCCACGCCCGAGGTCATCAATCCCGTGGCCGACGCCTGCGAGGCGGCCGGCGTGCCGTGCCTCTCGACGGTCATGCCATGGGAAGCGTGGTATTTCGGCCGCGGCGCCAAGCCCGGCGCGCCCTCGCCTTTCAAGTGGACCTATCATTTCGGCTTTGGTGTCGGGGAGTTCTTCAAGGCCTACATCTCTCAATGGAACCTGATCGAGACCAACAAGAAGGTCGGCGTCATGTATCCCAACGATGCCGACGGCAACGCCATCCGCGCCAATCTGGCGCCGCTGCTGGCCAAGCAAGGTTTCACCATCATCGATCCCGGCGCCTATGAGACCGGCACCACCGACTATTCCTCTCAGATCGCGCTGTTCAAGCAGGAGGGGGTCGAGATCTTCAACTCCTTCCCGATCCCGCCGGATTTCGCGGCCTTCTGGCGACAGGCGGCGCAGCAGGGCCTGACGCGACAGATCAAGATCTGCCAGGTCGCCAAGACCGGGCTGTTCCCGTCGGACATCGAGGCGCTCGGCGATCTCGGCATGAAGATTTCGAGCGCCGCCTATTGGCACAAGGCCTTCCCCTACAAATCGCCGCTGACCGGCGTCTCGGGCACGGAACTGGCTGACGGCTACGAGGCTGCGAGCGGCAAGCAGTGGACGCAGCAGCTTGGCGCCTCGATGTCGCTGCTCGACGCCGGCTTCGAAGCGCTGAAGGTCAGCACCAACGCCAAGGACAAGGCGGCCGTCGCCAAGGCACTGAGCACGCTGAAGACCGAGACCATGATCGGCAAGGTCGATTTCACCAGCGGGCCGGTGGCCAACGTGTCGCCCGGCCCGATCATCGGCACGCAGTGGGTGGCGGCGAAGGAAGGAGCCAAGTTCCCGCTCGACTATGTGGTGACCGAGAACGCCACCGACCCGAAAGTGCCCGTCGAGGCCAAGCTCCTGCCTTACAACGGCTGA
- a CDS encoding ABC transporter ATP-binding protein, with the protein MSLLSVEILVVRHGLLQAVRGVSFKVERGETLALVGANGAGKTTLLRAIAGAHQPAAGQVLFDGADLSGVPSHKRVGMGIALVPEGRKLFVQMTVEENLLLGKTAGRAGDWSVEKVLEMFPNLKPRRRAKTGHLSGGEQQATAIGRALMSNPDLLLLDEVSLGLSPLIVDRVYASLQALISSGTTIILVEQDLNRALSVSDRVICMLEGRVSLEGPSKGMSRDDVTEAYFGLHKTSAGSVSA; encoded by the coding sequence ATGAGCCTGCTTTCGGTCGAGATCCTGGTTGTCCGGCACGGCCTTCTGCAAGCAGTGCGCGGCGTGAGCTTCAAGGTCGAACGCGGCGAGACGCTGGCGCTGGTCGGCGCCAACGGCGCCGGCAAGACGACGCTGCTGCGCGCGATCGCCGGTGCCCATCAGCCGGCCGCGGGCCAGGTGCTGTTCGACGGCGCGGATCTCTCCGGTGTGCCATCTCACAAGCGGGTTGGCATGGGCATCGCGCTGGTGCCCGAGGGGCGAAAGCTGTTCGTGCAGATGACGGTCGAGGAGAACCTTCTGCTCGGCAAGACAGCCGGCCGGGCGGGCGACTGGAGCGTCGAAAAGGTGCTGGAGATGTTCCCCAATCTGAAGCCACGCCGTCGTGCCAAGACAGGCCATCTGTCGGGCGGCGAGCAGCAGGCGACGGCGATCGGCCGTGCGCTGATGAGCAATCCCGACCTGCTGCTGCTCGACGAGGTTTCGCTCGGTTTGTCGCCTTTGATCGTCGACCGCGTCTATGCCTCGCTGCAGGCGCTGATCTCCTCGGGTACCACGATCATCCTCGTCGAACAGGATCTCAATCGCGCACTGTCGGTGTCGGACAGGGTCATATGCATGCTGGAAGGACGCGTCTCGCTCGAAGGGCCAAGCAAAGGCATGTCGCGAGATGATGTGACGGAGGCCTATTTCGGCCTTCACAAGACGAGCGCCGGGAGCGTCTCGGCGTGA